A single Cryomorphaceae bacterium DNA region contains:
- a CDS encoding tetratricopeptide repeat protein translates to MNLRHLVLVLSLLWTILSYAQSGRQKGAQPHAEPVDLLAKEQLDSSDVTLYYNNHTYYYAKGPYYNIRLVLRLLPETEDPMRLQHLHSQIAGSYRDLGMYGRAIEHQVDCIEMSLVLEDKIAEGYARIQLGNLFYDQENWRAAEELYRQSMAIDSIIDQGHIRTVALNNLGMIEEAKGNYEKALKCYFEALKIRRIRKSNRDGLAHSYSHIGQAYARKGMRDSALYYLNKALNGYTSISAYFGTMNTYERLGRAHTWLGEFPAALEAYEAGLNVARQEEVPMREADFLWSISQIYKKMGKRESYEKTIMSIPPIAERIRYLNMLPKVYEDLYEVYRGEGNFETALNYHELLDASEDRLYDEDLLMKLGEAERDIREIEQQQELTAAQQRSKLVGLIALAFGLLLIATVIFGVIFYRQNKKLKEVNERIEVQKNEIELQNIALEKALNQAESSVLAKSQFLSRMSHEIRTPMNAIVGLTDVIIDQPHINDEGRRNAEAIAESAENLLALINEILEFSRMETKEYQLVPKPFDLRRLLQNIEQTNLHRAEAQKNTWSLKIDPQIQSWYTADAPKLGEVLINLVGNAQKFCREGAVSLEAECLRHDESTQTIKFSVTDTGIGIASDRQQEIFHEFVQASEEIHLRYGGTGLGLTISQRIIEKMGGTIEVYSKPGKGATFFFSIDLPLAEGPVETVRDLDPQRLAGEVLLVEDDTMNQMVFKQLLSKTKCQLDIAGNGRIGFEKACEKRYDIIFMDLQMPEMNGFESAHAIRRQEESLNQKTPIIAFSADVFEERQKQARAIGMNEFLMKPARQSDLYTALAQYLHVSVSS, encoded by the coding sequence ATGAACCTGCGCCACCTCGTTCTCGTCCTGAGTCTTCTTTGGACCATCCTCTCTTATGCCCAATCCGGACGGCAAAAGGGGGCACAGCCGCACGCCGAACCCGTTGATCTTCTCGCCAAAGAACAGCTTGATTCTTCGGATGTCACTCTTTATTACAACAACCACACGTACTACTACGCCAAAGGACCTTACTACAATATTCGACTCGTCCTGCGGCTGCTTCCGGAAACGGAAGACCCAATGCGCCTGCAGCATCTTCACTCCCAAATTGCCGGTTCGTATCGGGACTTGGGCATGTACGGACGCGCCATCGAACACCAAGTAGACTGTATTGAAATGTCCTTGGTCTTGGAAGACAAAATTGCGGAAGGCTATGCGCGCATACAGTTGGGTAACCTCTTCTACGACCAAGAGAATTGGAGAGCGGCTGAAGAGTTATATCGCCAGAGTATGGCTATTGACTCGATTATTGACCAAGGCCATATTCGCACGGTGGCCTTGAACAATCTCGGGATGATCGAAGAGGCAAAGGGAAACTATGAGAAGGCTCTAAAATGCTATTTCGAAGCCCTCAAAATCAGGAGAATCAGAAAGTCTAACCGCGACGGCCTAGCTCATAGTTATAGTCATATTGGGCAGGCCTATGCGCGAAAAGGCATGCGGGATTCTGCGCTTTACTACCTGAACAAAGCCCTCAACGGGTACACCTCGATTTCGGCCTATTTCGGCACCATGAATACCTATGAACGCCTGGGACGAGCTCATACCTGGCTCGGAGAATTTCCGGCGGCACTAGAGGCCTATGAGGCTGGTCTAAACGTCGCCCGTCAAGAGGAAGTACCCATGCGCGAAGCCGACTTTTTGTGGAGTATCTCGCAGATTTACAAGAAAATGGGCAAGCGCGAATCGTATGAAAAGACAATCATGTCCATCCCACCGATCGCAGAACGCATTCGCTACCTCAATATGCTGCCCAAAGTCTACGAAGATCTATATGAGGTCTATCGCGGGGAAGGCAATTTTGAGACGGCCTTGAACTATCACGAGCTCTTGGATGCTTCAGAAGACCGGCTTTACGATGAAGACTTGCTGATGAAGCTCGGAGAAGCGGAGCGTGATATTCGGGAAATCGAACAGCAGCAAGAACTTACTGCGGCACAACAACGGAGTAAGCTCGTCGGATTAATCGCCTTGGCCTTTGGTCTCCTTTTGATCGCTACAGTGATCTTTGGCGTCATTTTCTACCGCCAGAACAAAAAGCTCAAGGAAGTCAATGAGCGGATTGAGGTTCAGAAAAACGAGATCGAGCTCCAAAACATCGCCCTGGAAAAAGCCCTGAATCAAGCGGAAAGCAGTGTCTTGGCCAAGAGCCAATTTTTGAGCCGGATGTCTCATGAGATCCGCACCCCGATGAACGCCATTGTGGGACTTACGGACGTAATCATTGACCAGCCGCACATCAACGACGAAGGCCGGAGAAACGCCGAAGCCATAGCGGAGAGTGCGGAAAACCTCCTGGCCTTAATCAATGAAATCCTGGAATTCTCCCGAATGGAGACCAAGGAATACCAATTGGTCCCTAAGCCTTTCGACCTGCGTCGACTCTTGCAGAACATCGAACAGACCAACCTGCATCGGGCCGAGGCTCAGAAAAATACCTGGTCGCTAAAAATTGATCCGCAAATTCAATCGTGGTATACGGCTGACGCGCCGAAACTCGGTGAGGTCTTGATCAACTTGGTGGGAAATGCTCAAAAGTTCTGTAGGGAGGGTGCTGTAAGCCTAGAGGCCGAGTGCCTACGGCACGATGAATCCACTCAGACCATTAAATTCTCCGTTACGGATACCGGAATCGGAATCGCGTCGGATCGACAACAGGAGATTTTCCATGAATTCGTGCAGGCCTCCGAAGAAATCCACCTTCGTTATGGCGGAACGGGCTTGGGATTGACCATCTCTCAGCGCATTATTGAAAAGATGGGTGGAACTATTGAAGTCTATTCCAAACCCGGAAAAGGAGCGACCTTCTTCTTCTCCATTGACCTGCCCTTGGCCGAAGGGCCTGTTGAGACCGTCCGCGATTTGGATCCTCAACGCCTCGCTGGCGAAGTTCTTCTCGTGGAAGATGACACCATGAACCAGATGGTCTTCAAGCAACTGTTGAGCAAGACGAAATGCCAACTTGACATAGCCGGTAACGGTCGCATTGGATTCGAGAAAGCCTGCGAAAAACGCTACGACATCATCTTCATGGATTTGCAGATGCCGGAGATGAACGGATTTGAGTCAGCGCACGCCATCCGGCGCCAGGAAGAGAGTTTGAATCAAAAGACGCCCATCATTGCCTTCTCTGCAGACGTCTTTGAAGAGCGCCAAAAACAGGCACGTGCCATCGGGATGAATGAGTTTCTGATGAAGCCCGCCCGACAAAGCGACCTATACACGGCCTTGGCGCAATACTTGCACGTATCGGTATCGTCTTAA
- a CDS encoding TerB family tellurite resistance protein: MGKYSKWIGGGLGWVLGGPIGAIFGFAIGNYFDNQGQAEAYYRQRVHSGQRGTQSGDFEVSLLVLSAIVIKADGRVDQKELDFVRQHFVRMFGKQRAEQSFKLFKNVINKGDISTRQVAMQIQHHMDHPSRLQLIHFLYGIAKADGQVTEPEVLEIEKIGHYFNINARDLASIKAMFYEEKDKWYKILEIDESATNEEVKKAYRKMAMKYHPDKLQHLDEELRKGGKEKFQKVQEAYEAIQKERGM; encoded by the coding sequence ATGGGAAAATACAGTAAATGGATTGGCGGCGGTTTAGGTTGGGTCTTGGGTGGACCTATTGGAGCCATCTTCGGATTCGCCATTGGAAACTACTTCGACAACCAGGGGCAAGCTGAGGCATATTACCGTCAACGCGTCCATTCAGGTCAACGCGGGACACAGTCCGGTGACTTTGAAGTCAGTCTTTTGGTACTATCGGCCATTGTCATCAAAGCCGACGGTCGTGTCGATCAGAAAGAGCTTGATTTTGTCCGCCAGCACTTTGTGCGCATGTTCGGAAAACAGCGCGCAGAACAAAGCTTCAAACTCTTTAAGAACGTCATCAACAAGGGAGACATCAGCACCCGACAGGTGGCCATGCAGATTCAGCATCACATGGACCACCCCTCGCGTCTGCAACTGATCCACTTCCTGTACGGTATTGCCAAGGCCGATGGGCAGGTTACGGAACCAGAGGTTCTGGAAATCGAGAAAATTGGCCACTACTTCAACATCAACGCTCGAGATTTGGCCTCCATCAAGGCGATGTTCTACGAAGAAAAGGACAAGTGGTATAAGATCTTGGAGATCGATGAATCAGCCACCAATGAAGAGGTCAAAAAGGCCTATCGTAAAATGGCCATGAAATACCATCCCGACAAGCTACAGCACCTAGACGAAGAGCTTCGCAAAGGAGGAAAGGAGAAGTTCCAGAAGGTCCAAGAGGCCTACGAGGCCATTCAGAAAGAACGGGGGATGTAA
- a CDS encoding phage holin family protein: MNFIVRLVISAVAVILTSYLLAPHVQVSSFFSALVVAAFLALMNVTIKPLLIILTIPITIMTLGLFLLVINAVVIGWIGNIVSGFHVSGFWWALLFSLILSAITSILESLSGSGEPTDRNY; encoded by the coding sequence ATGAATTTCATTGTACGCCTTGTCATCTCTGCGGTCGCCGTGATTCTCACGAGCTACTTACTCGCTCCTCATGTTCAAGTGAGCAGCTTTTTCAGCGCCCTCGTCGTCGCGGCATTTCTCGCCCTGATGAACGTGACTATTAAACCACTTCTGATCATTTTAACCATCCCCATCACCATCATGACCCTGGGTCTATTCTTACTGGTGATCAATGCCGTAGTCATCGGATGGATCGGAAACATCGTCTCCGGATTTCACGTCTCGGGATTCTGGTGGGCTTTGCTCTTCAGCCTGATCTTGTCCGCCATCACGAGTATTCTCGAAAGCTTATCGGGCTCAGGGGAGCCGACAGATCGCAATTATTAA
- a CDS encoding M1 family metallopeptidase: MLRTLSIALLGGWLISCSSPSTTETENETAETMMELPADPHSYARPNEARIQHLHWVANVDFDREVIEATATYDLQKKADARELILDTYDLEIESVTDQDGRELLFEVGDHDEILGAYLSIGLEESTSKVSVKYTTSPGARALQWLDPEQTAGKELPFLFTQSQAILARTWIPVQDSPGIRYTYTADVTVPSSMLALMSATNPTERNESGTYSFSMDQPIPSYLMALSVGDIVFKPVGERTGVYAEPSLVDTAAWEFGRMEDMLIAAEELYGPYAWDRYDVIVLPPSFPFGGMENPRLTFATPTILAGDRSLTALIAHELAHSWSGNLVTNATWNDFWLNEGFTVYFEQRIMEAVRGRNYAEMLISLGRQDLEGTVAEMGDSHDSHLKLDLAGRDPDDGLTDIAYEKGNFLLKTIEKAVGREEFDAFLKSYFERHKFQVMDTERFIEEVNAELLTTPSLREEVRIEEWIYGPGLPDNAPVYASANFEAVDAQINDFAGGAAASTLITDNWTTHEWLRFIRNLPDELSVDQLSDLDATFGFTTSGNNEILAAWFQKTIPNGYAPADERVERFLIEVGRRKFLTPTYKALVEADPSKDRARAIYAQARPNYHAVSRQTMDALLDWSEE; this comes from the coding sequence ATGTTAAGAACACTTTCGATAGCCCTTTTGGGCGGCTGGCTCATTTCTTGCTCGAGCCCTTCCACTACAGAAACTGAAAACGAAACGGCTGAAACCATGATGGAACTTCCCGCAGATCCGCACAGTTATGCTCGTCCAAATGAGGCGCGCATCCAACATTTGCACTGGGTAGCCAATGTGGATTTCGACCGCGAGGTTATCGAAGCCACGGCGACTTATGACCTTCAGAAAAAGGCAGATGCACGCGAGTTGATCTTAGACACCTACGATCTTGAAATTGAATCGGTCACCGATCAAGATGGTCGCGAGCTTCTTTTCGAAGTGGGTGATCACGATGAAATTCTTGGAGCCTATTTGAGCATTGGCTTGGAGGAAAGCACTTCGAAAGTTTCGGTGAAGTACACAACCAGCCCAGGGGCCCGCGCCCTTCAATGGCTGGATCCGGAACAGACGGCAGGGAAAGAACTTCCTTTCTTGTTCACTCAAAGCCAGGCTATTTTGGCGCGTACTTGGATTCCGGTACAAGACAGTCCTGGAATACGCTACACGTACACGGCTGATGTGACCGTGCCGTCGTCAATGCTGGCCTTGATGAGTGCCACGAACCCAACGGAACGGAACGAGAGCGGGACCTATTCCTTCTCTATGGACCAGCCTATTCCTTCCTATTTGATGGCACTTTCTGTAGGCGATATCGTCTTCAAACCGGTTGGTGAGCGCACGGGTGTGTACGCCGAACCATCATTGGTGGATACGGCGGCTTGGGAATTCGGTCGTATGGAGGATATGCTTATTGCTGCTGAAGAATTGTACGGGCCTTATGCTTGGGACCGATATGATGTCATTGTGTTGCCCCCATCCTTCCCATTTGGTGGAATGGAGAATCCGCGATTGACCTTTGCAACGCCCACCATTTTGGCTGGGGACCGCAGCTTGACCGCCCTGATCGCGCACGAGCTGGCACACAGTTGGAGTGGAAACTTAGTGACCAATGCCACATGGAACGACTTCTGGTTGAACGAGGGCTTTACGGTCTATTTTGAGCAGCGCATTATGGAAGCTGTACGCGGACGCAATTATGCGGAGATGTTGATTTCCCTAGGACGTCAGGACCTTGAAGGAACGGTTGCCGAAATGGGCGACAGTCATGATTCCCACCTCAAATTGGACTTGGCTGGACGCGATCCAGACGACGGACTTACAGACATTGCCTACGAAAAGGGGAATTTCCTCTTGAAAACCATCGAGAAGGCTGTTGGGCGCGAGGAGTTTGACGCGTTCTTGAAGTCTTACTTCGAGCGTCACAAGTTCCAGGTTATGGATACTGAACGCTTTATTGAAGAAGTGAATGCCGAGCTGTTGACTACGCCATCGCTCCGTGAAGAAGTGCGCATTGAGGAGTGGATCTACGGGCCTGGATTACCGGACAACGCTCCGGTGTATGCCTCCGCAAATTTCGAAGCCGTGGATGCGCAAATCAACGACTTTGCTGGAGGAGCGGCTGCTTCTACGCTAATAACCGACAACTGGACCACACATGAGTGGCTCCGTTTTATTCGCAACCTTCCCGATGAGCTCTCCGTAGACCAGCTCTCCGACTTGGACGCGACCTTTGGATTCACCACTTCAGGAAATAATGAAATCCTCGCGGCTTGGTTCCAAAAGACCATTCCGAACGGGTATGCACCGGCAGATGAGCGGGTGGAGCGCTTCCTGATTGAAGTGGGCCGTCGTAAATTCTTGACACCGACCTACAAGGCGCTCGTCGAAGCGGATCCATCGAAAGATCGAGCTCGAGCCATTTACGCACAGGCCCGTCCAAACTACCACGCCGTCAGTCGTCAAACGATGGACGCGCTCTTGGATTGGTCTGAGGAGTAA
- a CDS encoding trypsin-like peptidase domain-containing protein: MRLLLLGAAALLSTLAWGQIAHDGQPMASGSKWGAPSFVTTPTPNLAQLAAQDDRNDQDKAQPWRFGVNYDVHYHPGNSGTLTQVAGGTVWRLGIHAPGAVSINLLFEDYNVPAGARVFMYTPDQQIVRGAFTEENNKSHGALATDVVEGDSLIVEYFYPGPISGIHGLGIKRITYGYRGLDKFKGYGDSGACNNNVNCPVGVPWSVEKRSVAIILVGGNGACTGAMVNNTANNGTPYFLTADHCLGGSVANWVFRFNWEAPTCANANPTNMQTVSGSTLRASNGGSDFALLELSSAPPASYNVYYAGWDKSGNTPIEQVAIHHPSGDIKKISFDDDPAQQALWGGAQCWHILDWEDGTTEPGSSGSPLFDQNHRIIGQLYGGTASCSNNIDDYYGRFDVSWDGTSASTRLKDWLDPGNIAVDTLDGYDPNSPTMALDASSTQILGIGSIVCDSIADPELMFTNRGFDTLTSVQVHYQINAAPWQTSSWTGSLLTLDSDTVSLPSMMLVNGLNTLTVAVSAPNGGVDGNPLNDTLSLSFTAFPNGTTMTVEIQTDDYPGETTWEIVDSVGTVIYQGGPYSNPNTNHLEVLCLGDGCYDFIIYDSYGDGICCFFGSGYVNLLDQNGAVMASHNGQFNLQATVPFCMSGCSFSDNPSLDDPTCFDVADGSIQLAPSGGTGTNYTYSWSNGSNAASIFNLLAGTYTCTITNDGCSVVNSYTLNNPAPFVPTISQNGFTLFTNASGTYQWFRDGVQISGANTSSYLVTQNGTYTVQVTDISGCIGLSSGYVVSNISWESLQLAGFTAFPQPTSEQLNLRWESARNESLQIQVRNVLGQLMYEGVISMEAGSNQWSLDVRGWATGTYHLHLIGAEGNKGLSFIVK, translated from the coding sequence ATGCGATTACTACTTCTAGGAGCGGCAGCGCTCCTCTCTACTCTGGCATGGGGTCAAATTGCTCATGACGGGCAGCCCATGGCTTCTGGTTCTAAATGGGGGGCACCTTCTTTTGTCACCACGCCTACCCCAAACTTGGCCCAACTGGCGGCTCAGGATGACCGGAACGATCAAGACAAAGCCCAACCCTGGCGCTTTGGAGTCAACTACGACGTCCATTATCACCCCGGAAACAGCGGGACCCTAACCCAAGTGGCCGGGGGAACCGTTTGGCGATTGGGGATCCATGCACCGGGAGCCGTGTCCATCAACTTGCTTTTTGAAGATTACAACGTGCCGGCGGGCGCTCGGGTGTTTATGTACACACCGGACCAGCAAATTGTCCGCGGTGCTTTTACCGAAGAGAACAACAAGTCCCACGGTGCGCTTGCTACCGACGTTGTGGAAGGAGACTCTCTGATTGTCGAGTACTTCTATCCGGGGCCCATCAGCGGAATTCATGGATTGGGTATCAAACGCATTACCTACGGTTATCGAGGGCTGGATAAGTTCAAGGGATACGGAGACTCTGGGGCCTGCAACAACAATGTCAATTGTCCAGTAGGTGTTCCCTGGAGTGTTGAAAAGCGTTCTGTTGCCATCATTCTTGTCGGCGGAAATGGTGCGTGCACCGGCGCAATGGTCAATAACACAGCGAACAATGGGACGCCATACTTCCTGACGGCGGATCACTGCTTGGGCGGAAGCGTAGCGAACTGGGTTTTCCGGTTCAATTGGGAAGCTCCGACCTGTGCGAATGCCAATCCAACGAATATGCAGACCGTTTCGGGGAGCACGCTTCGAGCGAGCAACGGCGGTTCTGATTTTGCCTTACTCGAGTTGTCCAGCGCTCCTCCGGCTTCGTACAATGTCTACTACGCCGGTTGGGACAAGAGCGGAAATACACCGATAGAACAAGTGGCTATCCATCATCCCAGTGGAGACATCAAAAAAATCAGTTTCGACGATGACCCAGCACAGCAAGCTCTATGGGGTGGCGCACAGTGCTGGCACATTCTCGATTGGGAAGATGGCACTACAGAGCCCGGCAGTTCTGGATCGCCTCTTTTTGATCAGAATCACCGCATCATTGGCCAGCTCTATGGAGGGACCGCGAGTTGTTCCAACAACATCGATGACTACTATGGACGTTTCGACGTGAGTTGGGATGGAACCAGTGCTTCCACCCGATTGAAGGATTGGTTGGATCCAGGGAATATTGCCGTAGACACTCTGGATGGATACGATCCAAACAGCCCAACCATGGCTCTAGATGCCTCCAGCACGCAGATATTAGGAATTGGGAGCATTGTCTGTGACAGCATCGCCGATCCAGAGCTCATGTTTACCAATCGTGGCTTTGACACCCTGACTTCCGTACAAGTTCATTACCAGATCAATGCAGCACCCTGGCAAACTTCGTCGTGGACAGGAAGCTTGCTCACGCTAGACTCGGATACCGTTTCGCTTCCGAGCATGATGTTGGTCAACGGATTGAACACTTTGACTGTAGCCGTATCAGCGCCTAATGGAGGAGTTGACGGAAACCCATTGAACGATACCTTGAGTTTGAGCTTCACAGCTTTCCCTAACGGAACCACCATGACGGTGGAAATTCAAACGGACGACTACCCCGGTGAAACCACTTGGGAGATTGTGGATTCCGTGGGAACCGTTATCTATCAAGGAGGGCCATACAGCAATCCAAACACCAATCATTTGGAGGTCCTTTGCCTTGGGGATGGTTGTTACGACTTCATCATTTACGACTCCTATGGCGACGGCATCTGTTGCTTTTTTGGATCGGGGTATGTCAACCTCTTGGATCAAAACGGTGCAGTGATGGCCTCCCACAACGGGCAGTTTAACCTTCAAGCAACCGTACCCTTCTGTATGTCCGGATGTTCGTTCAGCGATAATCCCAGCTTGGACGACCCCACCTGCTTTGATGTGGCAGACGGGTCCATTCAGCTAGCCCCAAGCGGAGGTACTGGAACCAACTACACCTACAGTTGGAGCAACGGAAGTAATGCTGCCAGTATTTTCAATCTTCTGGCCGGGACCTACACTTGCACCATCACGAACGATGGATGCTCGGTGGTGAACAGCTACACCTTGAACAATCCTGCCCCCTTCGTACCCACGATTAGTCAAAATGGTTTTACGCTATTCACGAATGCAAGTGGAACGTACCAATGGTTCCGTGATGGTGTTCAGATCAGCGGGGCCAATACATCCAGTTATTTGGTGACGCAAAACGGGACCTATACGGTACAGGTCACCGACATAAGTGGGTGCATTGGACTGTCCTCTGGATACGTCGTCAGCAATATTTCTTGGGAAAGCCTACAGCTGGCCGGATTCACAGCATTCCCGCAGCCTACTAGTGAACAACTGAATCTACGCTGGGAATCAGCGCGAAACGAATCGCTCCAAATTCAAGTCAGAAATGTCTTGGGTCAATTGATGTACGAGGGCGTCATCAGTATGGAAGCCGGATCAAACCAATGGTCACTCGATGTCCGCGGTTGGGCGACCGGAACCTATCACCTGCACCTGATCGGTGCCGAAGGAAATAAGGGGCTGAGCTTCATTGTGAAGTAG